From the genome of Spirosomataceae bacterium TFI 002, one region includes:
- a CDS encoding tRNA pseudouridine32 synthase / 23S rRNA pseudouridine746 synthase, producing the protein MPESYLNKQFIFDFKTNITEVSIPQKLNNPFAQEISEIAKIAAAEFQEFISKESKHWGKDFLSKKGKMFGVLVVQKEDLSYCFIGTVSGKLPLNAQCDQFIPSVFLPSMGDFFINKGMTELTEIGKQIKESMNPVEIDSLKLERSQKSFALQRRLFENYHFMNLSGRYQNLLEIFAGSSHGNPPTAAGECVAPKVLQFAFQHHLKPIALAEFWWGKPIKNDDKKHKAFYPACKDRCRPILEYMLEDTELFDKRSY; encoded by the coding sequence TTGCCAGAAAGCTATTTGAACAAACAATTCATTTTTGACTTCAAGACAAATATTACTGAGGTCAGTATACCCCAAAAGCTCAATAATCCATTTGCTCAAGAGATATCTGAAATCGCAAAAATAGCGGCCGCTGAGTTTCAAGAGTTTATTTCAAAGGAGTCAAAACATTGGGGAAAAGATTTTCTATCAAAAAAGGGAAAGATGTTTGGCGTGCTTGTGGTTCAAAAAGAAGATCTCAGCTATTGTTTTATTGGTACAGTCTCAGGTAAACTTCCTTTAAATGCTCAATGTGATCAGTTCATTCCTTCAGTTTTTCTTCCGTCTATGGGCGACTTCTTCATAAACAAAGGCATGACCGAGCTTACAGAAATAGGCAAGCAGATAAAGGAATCCATGAACCCAGTTGAGATTGATTCTTTGAAGTTAGAAAGAAGTCAAAAGTCCTTTGCCTTGCAAAGACGTCTTTTTGAAAATTATCATTTCATGAATCTATCGGGGCGATATCAAAATCTACTCGAAATTTTTGCAGGTTCTTCACACGGGAATCCACCGACAGCAGCTGGCGAATGTGTAGCTCCAAAGGTCCTGCAGTTTGCCTTTCAGCATCATTTAAAACCGATTGCTTTGGCGGAGTTTTGGTGGGGAAAACCAATCAAAAATGACGATAAAAAACACAAGGCATTTTACCCAGCCTGCAAAGATAGATGCAGACCCATTTTAGAGTATATGCTAGAAGATACCGAGCTTTTTGATAAGCGGAGTTATTAG
- a CDS encoding Alpha/beta hydrolase family protein, with protein sequence MKGIFLASIIFLSACSPTKKQFGQVVLENTADTTLSKQEILKIRSLDNAIFDSGTFKGKEQTEINYRLFQPKTNKKYPLVVVYHGSGRPVGTDNTSQLGILQKLFASPEIQNKYPAYVLAPQFPTRSSDYVMDSTTRNVLYSIPRPCLNSVLELIDSLKSNLNIDNNRIYVVGFSMGASTVINSLSARPELFAAGISISGIPQFDKIQELSAIPIWLIHGMDDTENPIDSDEQFYKEMNNSILFWKLKETTHDNVFTTTILGETLPKWLFKQHQK encoded by the coding sequence ATGAAAGGAATATTTTTAGCTTCAATCATTTTCCTGAGTGCTTGTTCTCCTACTAAAAAACAATTTGGACAAGTTGTCTTAGAAAACACTGCGGACACCACTTTATCGAAACAAGAGATTCTCAAAATCAGAAGTTTAGACAATGCTATTTTTGACTCCGGTACTTTTAAAGGTAAAGAGCAGACAGAAATTAACTATCGCTTATTTCAACCAAAAACAAATAAAAAATATCCTTTAGTTGTGGTATATCATGGTTCAGGTCGGCCAGTGGGAACCGACAATACATCTCAATTAGGGATATTGCAAAAGCTGTTTGCCAGCCCTGAAATTCAAAATAAGTATCCAGCTTATGTTTTGGCCCCGCAATTCCCAACCCGCTCATCAGACTATGTAATGGATAGCACAACAAGAAATGTGCTTTATTCGATACCGAGACCTTGTCTGAATTCAGTATTAGAACTAATTGACTCGCTTAAATCAAATTTGAATATTGACAACAACAGAATTTATGTCGTTGGATTTTCAATGGGAGCTTCAACCGTAATTAATTCCTTGTCGGCAAGACCCGAACTATTTGCAGCAGGCATTAGCATTTCAGGAATTCCACAGTTTGACAAGATACAAGAGCTTTCGGCAATTCCTATTTGGCTAATTCACGGTATGGATGACACCGAAAACCCAATTGATAGTGACGAGCAATTTTATAAGGAAATGAACAATTCTATTCTTTTTTGGAAGCTAAAAGAAACAACACATGACAACGTTTTTACCACAACAATTTTAGGAGAAACATTGCCAAAATGGCTATTCAAACAACATCAGAAGTGA
- a CDS encoding NAD(P)-dependent dehydrogenase, short-chain alcohol dehydrogenase family, whose amino-acid sequence MDTIIITGATSGIGFECALQMAQIAKNEQIIIPARNMNAGQEVIDKIKAQTGHKNLKCLELDLASLESIRKFSESFAKEKSNSISILINNAGVQNIGETQYTADGFEQTFGVNHLGPFALTMQLLPLIKNDGHITFTSSETHDPALKTPIEPPIYTSVQELAFPKETSEKPNIVGQRRYSTSKLCNIMTAYELQERLKNTNIRVNAYDPGMTPGTGLAKTYSPIMRFLWKNVFPVLTLIKSNIHTPAQAGRNLANLAYSEKFKDLKGIYFSDGKVVKTSVASYNKDFQKSLWNGSLELTKTTFTE is encoded by the coding sequence ATGGACACAATTATTATTACAGGAGCAACCAGTGGAATAGGTTTTGAGTGTGCTTTACAAATGGCTCAAATTGCCAAAAACGAACAAATTATCATTCCTGCCCGAAACATGAATGCAGGGCAAGAAGTAATCGATAAAATAAAAGCCCAAACAGGACATAAAAACTTAAAATGTTTGGAATTGGATTTGGCTTCTTTAGAATCCATAAGAAAGTTCTCAGAATCATTTGCCAAAGAAAAAAGCAATTCTATTTCTATCTTGATAAACAATGCTGGAGTACAGAATATTGGCGAAACACAATATACGGCAGATGGATTTGAGCAAACATTTGGTGTAAATCATCTCGGTCCGTTTGCCTTAACTATGCAATTGCTACCCTTAATAAAAAATGACGGACACATAACATTCACATCTAGCGAAACACACGACCCAGCACTTAAAACACCAATAGAACCACCAATTTATACCAGTGTTCAAGAGCTTGCTTTCCCAAAAGAAACTTCCGAAAAACCTAACATCGTAGGACAAAGAAGGTATTCTACATCAAAATTGTGTAACATAATGACCGCTTATGAATTACAAGAGCGATTGAAAAACACAAACATTAGGGTAAATGCCTATGACCCAGGAATGACACCAGGCACAGGGCTTGCCAAAACTTATTCACCTATTATGCGATTTTTATGGAAAAACGTATTCCCTGTTTTGACCCTAATAAAAAGCAACATACATACACCAGCTCAAGCAGGAAGAAATTTAGCAAACCTTGCTTATTCTGAAAAGTTTAAAGACTTAAAGGGAATTTATTTCTCCGATGGAAAAGTGGTTAAAACCTCTGTTGCTTCTTACAACAAGGATTTTCAAAAAAGCCTGTGGAATGGTAGCCTTGAACTTACAAAAACCACATTTACAGAATAA
- a CDS encoding cAMP-binding domain of CRP or a regulatory subunit of cAMP-dependent protein kinases, producing MTTFVTMDKLINYLLEFGQLNQQQIDLIKRKAQVLELKKGEYFSEAGKIPKQVAFIEEGILRVCYYNSEGDEITKYFIDENNFAVDINSFNQKIPSSEYVQAVTECTLLVFSTESLNDLSVTIIQWDGIINKITEKALVEKVNKLSPMLAEDATTRYLSFLEKFPNLANRIPLSYLASYLGITQSSLSRIRKSI from the coding sequence ATGACAACCTTTGTGACTATGGACAAATTAATAAACTATCTGTTGGAATTTGGGCAGTTAAATCAACAGCAAATTGACTTGATAAAGAGAAAAGCACAGGTATTGGAGCTGAAAAAGGGCGAATACTTTTCTGAAGCAGGAAAAATACCAAAACAAGTTGCTTTTATTGAAGAAGGTATTTTACGGGTATGTTACTATAACAGCGAAGGGGATGAAATCACCAAATACTTTATTGATGAAAACAATTTTGCAGTGGACATAAACAGCTTCAATCAAAAAATCCCATCTTCAGAATATGTTCAGGCTGTAACAGAATGTACCCTACTGGTATTTTCTACAGAATCACTCAACGATTTGTCAGTCACTATCATTCAATGGGACGGCATAATCAATAAAATAACAGAAAAAGCATTGGTTGAAAAGGTAAATAAACTAAGCCCCATGCTAGCCGAAGATGCTACAACAAGGTATCTTAGTTTTTTAGAAAAGTTTCCGAATTTAGCCAACAGAATTCCGCTTTCCTATCTCGCTTCTTATTTAGGAATCACGCAATCATCATTAAGCAGGATTCGAAAAAGCATCTAA
- a CDS encoding toxin ParE1/3/4 has translation MAEYKLTNKAVEDLSKIWDYTFEVWSERQADKYFESLIFNCQEIADNPDLGKNYEGISKQLLGLKTNRHIIFYRTLEQDYVEITRILHERMDLKNKITE, from the coding sequence ATGGCTGAATACAAACTGACCAATAAAGCTGTCGAAGATTTATCTAAAATTTGGGATTATACATTTGAAGTCTGGTCGGAAAGACAAGCTGACAAGTATTTCGAAAGTCTTATTTTTAACTGCCAAGAAATTGCTGACAATCCAGATTTAGGAAAAAATTATGAAGGAATATCAAAACAACTTCTCGGATTGAAAACAAATCGACATATAATCTTCTACAGAACATTGGAACAAGACTATGTCGAAATAACCAGAATTTTACACGAAAGAATGGATTTAAAGAATAAAATAACCGAATAA
- a CDS encoding antitoxin ParD1/3/4, which produces MNKNTSISLGNHFDQFVQSRISEGRFKNVSEVIRAGLRLLEEEESKVIALKTAIQEGIDSGIALDFDPKKHLESLKAKKHSNG; this is translated from the coding sequence ATGAACAAAAACACATCTATATCTCTCGGAAATCATTTTGACCAATTCGTTCAAAGCCGAATAAGCGAAGGAAGGTTTAAGAACGTTAGCGAAGTCATTCGTGCTGGATTGAGACTTTTAGAAGAAGAAGAAAGTAAAGTAATTGCTTTAAAAACTGCAATACAAGAAGGAATTGATAGCGGAATAGCACTCGACTTTGACCCTAAAAAACATCTCGAATCTTTAAAAGCGAAAAAGCACTCGAATGGCTGA